ttatattacgatacacaggttgtataagtagcaactgagtataggtattgtattaactgggttataatgttacctatcactaatatagctcataactgaactgaggaacgaggttcagcagtagctctatttatagtattcagataatattgatcttaatagattatcattaagatcaatctccatatcgtatcatacatggtacgatatataattagaacatgtgacatatagtgatactcaacgtagtgtattatagcgtagtgtagtattgctgacattgCCCTCCCCAAGATTTTCTATGTAAATCTGAGGATAAGTCATATGTTCTCAGATATTTagattattgtttttaatataatcatTGACAATTGCTTTGTCCGCTTGTAGCGCTGTAGCTAATGTAGTCCATCCTGACATAATAGTACTCGGATTTAGATTCGAAATGTACTTGACATTTAAGTAGAGTACTTGTTCTCTGTTTTTATGTTCTAGGATATGAAGAATTGTTCCAATATCAGACTCATCAATGGTAGCGTAATTGAGTTCTGAATTATGTCGATACTTTTCTAGGTGAGAAACATGAAAAGTAGATGAAAACATGTGCTTGATTGAATCTGGAAGATCCAATTCATAGTTGTTTGGACCCGACTTCTGTAACACATAGAACGGTCCTGCAAAACTAGGTGCTAATTTATTGgatttatgaagaaaaccTGTTTTCGTTCTTTTGACCATAACTAGGTCTCCAGGttgaaattcttcaatttcttgtattttcatatcgaaatactttttcatctttatgTTGTTTGTATTCAAGTGTTCTTTAACTGTTTGAAATACTTGGATCGTTTCCTGAGAGTTTTCGTCAGTTTTGTCACTAAAGCTAGGTAACTCTAAAGGTGATAAAGCTGGTGAATAGCGATGTACTATCTCAAAAGGTGTCATTTGAGTTGCTGAATGTATCGCATTGTTGTAAGATTGTTGCACTAGGGATATATGATCTACCCATGTATTTGGATGTGTGCTACATACACATCTTAGTAATTTCTCCACAGTTTGGTTTGTACGCTCAGTTTGTCCATCAGTTTGTGGTCTGTATGGTAACGAAAATTTCATAAcgaaattatatttatgtgCGAAATCTTTCCACGTTTGggaagtaaaaatatgatcATTATCTgcaatgatttcttttggatTGCCGAAATAAGCAATAACTCGTTGATCAAACATTCGAGCTGTTTGCTCTGCTGTAATGGATTTCGTACAAGGTACTAAGATtgccatttttgaaaatcggTCAACTACCACGAAAAGTGCATTATAACCAGATGATTCTGGTAAAGCTGTAATAAAATCCATTGATAAAGATTCCCAAGGTCTTTCTGATGGGGGAATTGGTTGTAAAGGTCCATAAGGTTTATGATTCctagatttgtttatttgacATGTATGGCAGTTCTGTACATATTcttgtatttgttttcttattccTTTCCACGTAAATCTACGTAATATAATGTTTGTAAGAAGTTCAATGCCTGGATGAATCAATTTACCTTCTTCatgatactttttaataattgtcCTAGTCAGCTGAGTATCATTAGGTAATAAGATTTGGTCTTTACTGTTAATTAGTAAGCCATCTTTGAGTTGGATATTCTCTTCCACTCGTTTGTCTTCATTGTTTAGtaaattcaacaattttgtaTCATTCGTATATTCTGTAACCACttggtttttaaaatcatcgGTTATCGAGATTTGATTAACAAAGTTGATACTATTGTCTTCTGAATCTTTTGGAATTGGTTCTGTTTCGTCAACAATTCTGGATAAGGCATCAGCTATGTGATTTGCTGATCCAGGTCTGTAGttaatttcaaagttgaagtcttgtaaaaataattgccAACGAGCTAAACGTTTGTTTTCAGGCTCGGATTCGTTAGTAATGCGACCAATTAAGTTTCGATGGtctgttaaaattttgaaaggttCGATAGTGGATTCTAAATAGTGTCTCCAATGTTTGAGAGACTTAATGATTGCAAGCATTTCTTTGTCCGATACgctataatttaattgtgCTTTAGACATCTTTGCTGAATAGTATCCAACAGGATAGTatttatcatcatcatgTTTTTGAGACAATACGGCTCCTACAGCGACATCTGAAGCATCAGTTTCCAGTAGAATCTTTTTACTGAAATCAAAGTGTCGTAGCACCGGAGGAGAAACTAAACATtgtttaatgttttctatCGCTTGGGTTTGTGTTGGTGTCCATTTCCAGCGTAcatcctttttcaaaagattattGAGTGGATGTGTTAATTGTGATGTCTTTGGAATGAATTTCCTAAGATAATTGACAGAACCTAGAAATTGTCGTAATTCTTTACGATTCTTAGGTTGCTTCCATTGTAAGACTTTGTCTATATTTTCTTGACAAGGCGTAAATCCTTTTTCCGAAATGTGATACCctataaattttacttgTGATTGGTGAAATTCACATTTTGCTTGATTGATAATTAAGTTCgcatttttcaatttctgtAGAACGTCTTTAACATGTTTTACATGTTCAGATTccgattttgaatgaattaaaatatcatcCATATAACATACTACATGTGATTCTTTGGCTTCACCAAGTATTGTATTGAtaaagtattgaaaatgtgCTGGAGCTGTAGATATGCCATAAGGCATTACtagatattcaaaaactccaCGAGGACAGCGAAAAGCAAGTTTATGTTCATCTCCTTTTCTTACTCGTATCAAGTGATAGGCACTTTTGAGGTCaagtttagtaaaaattgtaGAACCTTGTATTTTAGCAAGTAATTGTTCAATAAGTGGTAACGGATATATATTGGGTTTGACATACTTATTTAAAGGTTTGTAGTCAACCACCATTCTCAAGGTGCCTTCCTTTTTCGG
This portion of the Schizosaccharomyces pombe strain 972h- genome assembly, chromosome: I genome encodes:
- the Tf2-3 gene encoding retrotransposable element/transposon Tf2-type — translated: MSYANYRYMKARAKRWRPENLDGIQTSDEHLINLFAKILSKHVPEIGKFDPNKDVESYISKLDQHFTEYPSLFPNEHTKRQYTLNHLEELEQQFAERMFSENGSLTWQELLRQTGKVQGSNKGDRLTKTFEGFRNQLDKVQFIRKLMSKANVDDFHTRLFILWMLPYSLRKLKERNYWKSEISEIYDFLEDKRTASYGKTHKRFQPQNKNLGKESLSKKNNTTNSRNLRKTNVSRIEYSSNKFLNHTRKRYEMVLQAELPDFKCSIPCLIDTGAQANIITEETVRAHKLPTRPWSKSVIYGGVYPNKINRKTIKLNISLNGISIKTEFLVVKKFSHPAAISFTTLYDNNIEISSSKHTLSQMNKVSNIVKEPELPDIYKEFKDITAETNTEKLPKPIKGLEFEVELTQENYRLPIRNYPLPPGKMQAMNDEINQGLKSGIIRESKAINACPVMFVPKKEGTLRMVVDYKPLNKYVKPNIYPLPLIEQLLAKIQGSTIFTKLDLKSAYHLIRVRKGDEHKLAFRCPRGVFEYLVMPYGISTAPAHFQYFINTILGEAKESHVVCYMDDILIHSKSESEHVKHVKDVLQKLKNANLIINQAKCEFHQSQVKFIGYHISEKGFTPCQENIDKVLQWKQPKNRKELRQFLGSVNYLRKFIPKTSQLTHPLNNLLKKDVRWKWTPTQTQAIENIKQCLVSPPVLRHFDFSKKILLETDASDVAVGAVLSQKHDDDKYYPVGYYSAKMSKAQLNYSVSDKEMLAIIKSLKHWRHYLESTIEPFKILTDHRNLIGRITNESEPENKRLARWQLFLQDFNFEINYRPGSANHIADALSRIVDETEPIPKDSEDNSINFVNQISITDDFKNQVVTEYTNDTKLLNLLNNEDKRVEENIQLKDGLLINSKDQILLPNDTQLTRTIIKKYHEEGKLIHPGIELLTNIILRRFTWKGIRKQIQEYVQNCHTCQINKSRNHKPYGPLQPIPPSERPWESLSMDFITALPESSGYNALFVVVDRFSKMAILVPCTKSITAEQTARMFDQRVIAYFGNPKEIIADNDHIFTSQTWKDFAHKYNFVMKFSLPYRPQTDGQTERTNQTVEKLLRCVCSTHPNTWVDHISLVQQSYNNAIHSATQMTPFEIVHRYSPALSPLELPSFSDKTDENSQETIQVFQTVKEHLNTNNIKMKKYFDMKIQEIEEFQPGDLVMVKRTKTGFLHKSNKLAPSFAGPFYVLQKSGPNNYELDLPDSIKHMFSSTFHVSHLEKYRHNSELNYATIDESDIGTILHILEHKNREQVLYLNVKYISNLNPSTIMSGWTTLATALQADKAIVNDYIKNNNLNI